From one Rosa rugosa chromosome 4, drRosRugo1.1, whole genome shotgun sequence genomic stretch:
- the LOC133745245 gene encoding sulfate transporter 1.3-like — protein MSKRISDDDDVGKEKEAAADKISSGPSSNRELPYVAHKVGVPPKRSILKEFTAAVKETFFADQPLRSFKDQSNTRKFVLGIEALFPIIRWSRDYNLTKLRGDVIAGLTIASLCIPQDIGYAKLAGLPAENGLYSSFVPPLIYAFMGSSRDIAIGPVAVVSLLLGTMLQDEVNPKEDNGYEYRRLAFTATFFAGVTQITLGFFRLGFLIDFLSHAAIIGFMGGAAITIALQQLKGLLGIKVFTKKSDIVSVLRSVFSAAHHGWNWETILIGVSFLTFLIIAKYIGKVKNKKYFWVPAIAPLISVIVSTFFVFITRADKQGVAIVNHIRKGVNPPSANEIYFSGDLLAKGFKIGVVAGMIALTEAIAIGRTFAGMKDYQIDGNKEMVALGTMNIVGSMTSCYIATGSFSRSAVNYMSGCHTAVSNIVMSFVVFLTLKFITPLFKYTPNAILASIIISAVLGLIDINAMKLIWKIDKLDFVACMGAFFGVVFISVEIGLLIAVSISFAKILLQVTRPRTALLGRIPRTKVYRNVQQYPEAIQIPGVLIVRVDSAIYFSNSNYVKERILRWVTDEEAQLKQKCLPKINYLVVEMSPVIDIDTSGIHALEELYRSLQKRDIQLALANPGTLVIDKIHASEFPDLIGKDKIFLSVADAILTLASNNEI, from the exons ATGAGTAAGCGTATCAGCGACGACGATGATGTGGGAAAGGAGAAGGAGGCAGCAGCAGACAAAATTAGCAGCGGCCCTTCATCGAACAGGGAACTGCCTTATGTTGCTCACAAAGTTGGAGTGCCTCCCAAGCGAAGTATCTTAAAGGAATTCACTGCCGCCGTGAAGGAGACTTTTTTTGCCGATCAACCGTTGCGATCTTTCAAAGACCAATCCAACACTAGGAAGTTTGTGCTCGGCATCGAAGCCCTTTTTCCAATTATCAGATGGTCTAGGGACTACAATCTTACTAAACTCAGAGGTGACGTGATTGCTGGACTTACTATAGCAAGTCTTTGTATTCCTCAG GATATTGGATATGCAAAGCTTGCTGGTCTGCCTGCGGAAAATGGATTAT ACTCTAGTTTTGTACCACCTCTTATTTATGCGTTCATGGGCAGCTCAAGGGATATTGCGATTGGGCCGGTGGCTGTGGTGTCTCTGCTGCTTGGGACTATGCTTCAGGACGAGGTTAACCCTAAAGAAGATAACGGATATGAATATCGACGCCTTGCTTTCACTGCTACCTTCTTTGCAGGAGTTACACAGATCACTTTAGGGTTTTTCAG ATTGggtttcttgattgatttcctCTCTCATGCTGCCATTATTGGGTTTATGGGTGGAGCTGCCATTACAATTGCCCTTCAACAACTTAAAGGATTGCTTGGCATCAAAGTATTTACCAAGAAGAGTGACATCGTTTCAGTCCTGCGTTCAGTCTTTTCCGCAGCACATCATGGG TGGAACTGGGAGACTATACTTATTGGAGTCTCATTCTTGACCTTTCTTATCATCGCCAAGTACATC GGAAAAGTAAAGAACAAGAAATACTTTTGGGTGCCTGCAATTGCACCTTTGATCTCTGTCATAGTTTCCActttttttgtgtttattacCCGTGCAGATAAGCAAGGTGTTGCAATT GTGAATCATATAAGAAAGGGTGTCAACCCACCTTCTGCTAATGAAATTTACTTCTCTGGAGATCTTCTTGCTAAAGGCTTTAAGATTGGTGTTGTGGCTGGCATGATAGCATTGACA GAAGCTATAGCAATCGGAAGAACATTTGCTGGTATGAAGGACTATCAGATTGATGGAAACAAAGAAATGGTAGCATTGGGAACAATGAACATTGTTGGCTCAATGACATCATGCTACATTGCTACCGGCTCCTTCTCTCGCTCTGCCGTAAACTACATGTCTGGCTGCCACACTGCCGTCTCCAACATTGTCATGTCCTTCGTTGTCTTCCTCACCTTAAAATTCATCACGCCGCTGTTTAAGTACACTCCCAACGCCATTCTTGCCTCCATTATTATCTCCGCCGTCTTGGGATTGATCGACATTAACGCAATGAAATTGATATGGAAGATTGACAAACTGGATTTTGTTGCATGCATGGGAGCATTCTTTGGTGTCGTTTTCATCTCCGTCGAGATTGGTCTTTTAATTGCAGTCTCCATCTCCTTTGCTAAAATTCTCTTACAAGTAACGAGGCCACGAACTGCTTTGCTGGGAAGGATCCCTAGAACAAAGGTTTACAGAAACGTCCAGCAATATCCAGAAGCTATTCAGATTCCTGGTGTTCTCATTGTTAGGGTTGACTCTGCAATTtacttctccaactccaactatGTCAAGGAGAG AATTTTGAGATGGGTGACGGATGAAGAAGCACAGCTAAAGCAAAAGTGTCTACCCAAGATCAACTACTTGGTTGTGGAAATGTCAC CTGTTATTGATATTGACACTAGCGGGATCCATGCATTGGAAGAACTATATAGGAGTCTTCAGAAGAGAGACATTCAG CTTGCTTTAGCAAATCCGGGCACACTGGTGATTGACAAGATTCATGCATCCGAGTTTCCCGATCTAATCGGGAAGGACAAGATTTTTCTTTCAGTTGCAGATGCCATTCTTACACTTGCTTCGAACAACGAAATTTGA